One window from the genome of Enterobacter asburiae encodes:
- a CDS encoding anion permease, with translation MLNSNVLKTILLAVIILLSIFIPPPDGLTKEAWILAGIYLSAIVGLVIKPYPEPVIMLVAVALTCFTVTKFPDSPVKSMDVLSGYASGTTWLVFSAFTLSAAFVTTGLGKRLAYWFILKFGSTTLRLGYVTALLDLVLAPATPSNTARAGGVVFPIINSIATVLGSTPKETPCRAGRYLMVNVYMVTKTTSYMFLTGFAGNALALQLISDIFHIHISWIGWMLAGAPLGLLMLCIIPYICYRVASPEIKHIDNIAIATNGLQSLGAMSIKEKGLVVIFIAALLGWIFSRHLGLNESAVAIIAMGAALLFNIIGWSDVQKNKGGWNTLMWYGGIIGLSATLSKEGFFRWLADFLSAHLDFLSAGNMTIVIIVFLSVLVRYFFASGGAYVAAMVPVFATVGLVTGTAPVLLALAILFSNSYGGCITHYGGAAGPIIFAAGYNDIRSWWTIGTLVALCTFLIHMFLGIPWWGFLMQHGMLQS, from the coding sequence ATGCTTAATTCCAATGTTTTAAAAACAATCTTACTTGCCGTAATAATATTATTATCAATATTTATTCCTCCGCCTGATGGATTAACCAAAGAGGCGTGGATACTGGCAGGCATATATCTTTCCGCTATTGTTGGGTTGGTCATTAAACCGTATCCCGAACCCGTCATCATGCTGGTCGCGGTGGCATTAACCTGTTTTACCGTAACAAAATTCCCGGATTCTCCTGTCAAATCAATGGATGTCCTGAGCGGATACGCCTCGGGCACGACCTGGCTGGTGTTTAGCGCCTTTACGCTGAGCGCGGCGTTTGTCACTACGGGGCTTGGGAAACGGCTTGCCTACTGGTTCATCCTCAAGTTTGGCAGCACGACGCTGAGGCTGGGGTATGTGACCGCCTTGCTGGATTTGGTGCTGGCACCCGCCACGCCCTCAAATACCGCGCGGGCAGGTGGCGTGGTTTTTCCTATTATTAACAGCATCGCGACGGTATTAGGTTCAACGCCAAAAGAGACGCCGTGCAGGGCAGGTCGTTATTTAATGGTCAATGTCTATATGGTGACTAAAACGACCAGCTATATGTTTTTAACGGGTTTTGCCGGAAACGCGTTAGCGCTACAGCTAATTTCCGACATCTTCCATATTCATATTAGCTGGATCGGCTGGATGCTGGCAGGGGCCCCGCTGGGGTTATTGATGCTGTGTATCATTCCCTATATTTGCTACCGGGTTGCTTCCCCGGAAATTAAACATATTGATAATATCGCCATTGCGACCAACGGCCTGCAAAGCCTCGGGGCAATGAGCATCAAAGAGAAGGGGCTGGTGGTAATTTTTATCGCCGCGTTATTAGGCTGGATCTTCTCTCGTCACCTTGGGCTTAATGAATCCGCCGTCGCCATTATCGCGATGGGGGCAGCGCTGCTGTTTAATATTATCGGCTGGAGCGACGTACAAAAAAACAAAGGTGGCTGGAATACCCTGATGTGGTACGGGGGTATCATCGGTCTGAGTGCCACGCTGAGCAAGGAGGGATTTTTCCGCTGGCTGGCTGATTTCCTGTCAGCGCACCTCGATTTTCTCAGCGCGGGGAATATGACCATTGTTATTATCGTGTTTCTCAGCGTGCTGGTTCGCTACTTCTTTGCCTCAGGCGGGGCATACGTCGCGGCGATGGTGCCGGTCTTTGCCACCGTGGGGCTGGTCACCGGAACGGCACCCGTTCTGCTTGCCCTCGCCATTCTGTTTTCCAACTCCTATGGGGGTTGCATCACGCACTATGGCGGCGCAGCGGGGCCGATTATCTTCGCCGCTGGGTATAACGACATCAGGTCATGGTGGACCATCGGCACGCTCGTGGCGCTGTGCACGTTTTTAATCCACATGTTCCTCGGCATTCCCTGGTGGGGTTTCCTGATGCAGCACGGCATGCTGCAGTCTTAA
- a CDS encoding TetR family transcriptional regulator translates to MRYLSKDERREAILQAAMRVALAEGLAAMTVRRIAAEAGVATGQVHHHFTSGGELKSLAFVRLIRELLDADVAGKQAGWREQLHGMLGSDDGRFEPYIRLWREAQILASRDAEIKAAYVMTMEMWHQETVALIKAGTEAGELKPGDRAENIAWRLIGLVCGLDGMYILNMPEMDEAAFNNHLDTLITLELFNTPSR, encoded by the coding sequence ATGCGATATCTGAGCAAGGATGAACGGCGGGAAGCCATCTTACAGGCCGCCATGCGCGTGGCGCTGGCTGAAGGACTGGCGGCCATGACGGTACGCCGTATTGCCGCCGAGGCCGGGGTCGCCACCGGCCAGGTGCATCATCACTTTACGTCTGGCGGGGAGCTAAAATCGCTGGCCTTCGTACGGTTGATTCGCGAGCTGCTGGATGCGGACGTCGCGGGTAAACAGGCCGGATGGCGGGAACAGCTTCATGGCATGCTCGGCAGCGATGACGGCAGGTTTGAGCCCTATATTCGCCTGTGGCGTGAAGCGCAGATCCTCGCCAGCCGTGATGCTGAAATCAAGGCCGCCTATGTGATGACCATGGAGATGTGGCACCAGGAAACGGTGGCGCTTATCAAAGCGGGAACGGAGGCCGGAGAATTGAAGCCGGGCGATCGGGCGGAAAATATTGCCTGGCGCTTGATTGGTCTGGTGTGCGGGCTTGACGGAATGTATATCTTAAACATGCCCGAAATGGACGAAGCCGCGTTTAACAATCATCTTGATACATTAATCACGCTCGAGTTGTTTAATACCCCGTCCAGGTAG
- a CDS encoding MFS transporter: protein MFRQWLALVIIVLVYIPVAIDATVLHVAAPTLSMTLGASGNELLWIIDIYSLVMAGMVLPMGALGDRIGFKRLLMIGSTLFGLSSLAAAFAPSAGWLIAARASLAIGAAMIIPATLAGIRTLFIDARDRNIALGVWAAVGSGGAAFGPLIGGMLLEHFYWGSVFLINVPIVLVVVSLAARFVPPQQGRPEQPLNISHAIMLIVAILLLVYSAKTALKGVLSPWVVASALVTGSVLLFIFVRIQLRARVPMIDMRLFCHRIILSGVVMAMTAMIALVGFELLMAQELQFVHGFTPFEAGMFMLPLMVASGFSGPIAGVLVGRLGLRLVAAGGMGLSAVSFIGLSMLDFSTQQWQAWGLMVLLGFSAASALLASTSAIMAAAPKEKAAAAGAIETMSYELGAGLGIAIFGLLLTRSFSASIDLPQGLNASLVDKASSSIGEAMKVAQDLTPTLAESVIEAAKSAFITSHSVALGSAGGMLLLLAVGIWFSLAKVKPQ from the coding sequence ATGTTTCGTCAGTGGTTAGCGTTAGTGATTATCGTGCTGGTGTATATCCCGGTGGCGATCGACGCGACGGTGCTGCACGTGGCGGCGCCGACATTGAGCATGACGCTGGGTGCCAGCGGCAATGAATTGCTGTGGATCATCGATATTTACTCGCTGGTGATGGCGGGAATGGTGCTGCCGATGGGCGCCCTGGGTGACCGCATTGGTTTTAAGCGATTGCTCATGATTGGCAGCACGCTGTTTGGCCTGTCGTCGCTGGCGGCAGCGTTTGCCCCGTCAGCAGGGTGGCTGATTGCGGCGCGCGCCTCGCTGGCAATTGGTGCGGCGATGATTATTCCGGCTACATTGGCTGGGATCCGCACGCTGTTTATCGATGCACGGGATCGAAATATTGCGCTCGGCGTCTGGGCTGCGGTGGGTTCCGGTGGGGCGGCGTTTGGTCCGCTGATTGGCGGTATGCTGCTTGAGCATTTTTACTGGGGATCGGTGTTTTTAATCAACGTGCCGATCGTGCTGGTGGTGGTTTCGCTGGCCGCGCGTTTTGTGCCTCCTCAGCAGGGCCGCCCGGAGCAGCCGCTGAATATTAGCCATGCCATCATGCTGATTGTGGCGATTTTGCTGCTGGTCTACAGTGCGAAAACCGCCCTAAAAGGCGTCCTGTCACCGTGGGTAGTCGCATCCGCGCTGGTGACCGGCTCGGTGCTGCTGTTTATCTTCGTGCGTATTCAGCTCCGCGCTCGCGTACCGATGATCGACATGCGTCTGTTCTGCCATCGCATCATTTTGAGCGGCGTGGTGATGGCGATGACCGCCATGATCGCGCTGGTCGGGTTTGAGCTGCTGATGGCCCAGGAGCTGCAGTTTGTTCATGGCTTTACGCCGTTTGAGGCGGGAATGTTCATGCTGCCGCTGATGGTGGCGAGCGGGTTTAGCGGCCCGATAGCGGGGGTCCTGGTGGGACGTCTCGGCCTGCGCCTTGTGGCGGCAGGTGGAATGGGGCTCAGCGCCGTCAGCTTTATCGGCCTGTCGATGCTCGATTTCAGCACGCAGCAGTGGCAGGCGTGGGGGCTGATGGTGCTGCTCGGCTTCAGTGCCGCCAGCGCGCTGCTGGCCTCAACCTCGGCAATAATGGCGGCCGCGCCGAAAGAGAAAGCCGCCGCCGCAGGGGCGATTGAAACCATGTCCTATGAACTGGGGGCCGGGCTGGGGATCGCCATCTTTGGTCTGCTGTTGACCCGCAGCTTCTCGGCGTCAATTGACCTGCCGCAAGGGCTGAATGCCTCGCTCGTCGATAAAGCCTCGTCATCCATTGGTGAGGCGATGAAGGTGGCGCAGGATCTGACCCCGACGCTGGCGGAGTCGGTGATTGAGGCGGCGAAAAGCGCGTTTATCACCTCGCACAGTGTGGCGCTGGGCAGCGCGGGCGGAATGCTGCTGCTGTTGGCAGTGGGGATCTGGTTCAGCCTGGCGAAGGTCAAGCCGCAGTAA
- a CDS encoding potassium transporter Kup, protein MSPRYSSEPSQPLSRLTLLAGGALGVVFGDIGTSPLYTFRTVLSLSEHDPTPGVILGLLSLITWTLILVTSIKYAAFAMRIDNHGEGGIMALMSLLVEKGKGGRWVIFAALIGAALIYGDGAITPAISVLSALEGLEMVIPESQPYILPLTVAVLLALFLIQPFGTARIGKIFGPVMALWFLAIAALGVRGIVQHPSVLLALNPAYGIAFLFSNGYTSFLVLGGVFLCVTGAEALYADMGHFGKKPIWLAWYGIVFPSLLLNYAGQSALILAGADSKQNLFYTLCPPVLQVPLIILAALATIIASQAIITGAFSMTRQAIQLGWLPRLRIKQTAAESYGQIYIGIINWLLMVVTIGLVVFFKSSDKLAAAYGIAVSLTMLMTTGLLFVAMREVWRWSLASSAVIALCFLVIDATFLFANLIKVLEGGYIPLLMAAAICTVMLIWHRGVKAVSASVGEKGVSVDAFFAQLQQKTVPRVAGSAVFLTRTQNNIPPVMRWHVARNRALQQDVLSLTIDILNVPYVGEEQRIRVEQRAPGYWHGVAQYGFMEHPDIPHLLQGVSEINALFATDDATWYVGHETIVAGEGEAGMAAWQRHIFAFMKRNCTHVINHYHLPSDRVVEISRRVAV, encoded by the coding sequence ATGAGCCCTCGCTACAGCAGTGAACCGTCCCAACCGCTCTCCCGGTTAACCCTGCTTGCAGGGGGGGCGCTGGGCGTCGTTTTTGGTGATATCGGTACCAGCCCGCTTTATACCTTCCGAACGGTGCTTTCGCTCTCTGAGCATGATCCAACGCCCGGCGTCATACTGGGCCTGCTCTCGCTGATTACCTGGACACTCATCCTGGTGACATCCATAAAATATGCCGCCTTCGCCATGCGAATTGATAATCATGGCGAGGGAGGCATCATGGCTTTGATGTCGCTTCTGGTAGAGAAAGGCAAAGGCGGGCGCTGGGTTATTTTTGCCGCCCTGATTGGCGCAGCGCTGATTTACGGTGACGGCGCGATAACCCCGGCAATCTCCGTGCTTTCTGCTCTTGAAGGGCTGGAGATGGTGATCCCTGAGTCCCAGCCGTACATATTACCCCTGACGGTGGCAGTATTGCTGGCGCTGTTTCTTATCCAGCCTTTTGGTACCGCCCGCATAGGGAAAATATTTGGCCCGGTGATGGCGCTGTGGTTTTTGGCGATTGCTGCGCTGGGCGTGCGGGGCATCGTCCAACACCCCTCGGTACTGCTGGCCCTCAATCCTGCGTACGGCATCGCGTTTTTGTTCTCGAACGGATATACCAGTTTCCTGGTCCTGGGGGGCGTTTTTCTCTGCGTGACGGGTGCCGAGGCCCTGTATGCAGACATGGGGCACTTTGGTAAAAAGCCGATCTGGCTTGCCTGGTACGGTATCGTCTTTCCTTCGCTGCTGCTCAACTATGCTGGCCAGTCAGCGCTGATTCTGGCCGGTGCCGACAGCAAGCAAAACCTTTTCTACACGCTCTGTCCGCCTGTGCTCCAGGTTCCGCTCATCATTCTTGCCGCGCTGGCGACGATCATCGCCAGTCAGGCGATTATTACCGGCGCGTTTTCCATGACGCGCCAGGCCATTCAGCTTGGCTGGCTACCCCGATTACGCATCAAACAGACGGCGGCAGAAAGCTACGGTCAGATTTATATCGGGATCATAAACTGGCTGCTGATGGTGGTGACCATCGGGCTGGTGGTGTTCTTCAAATCCTCCGATAAGCTCGCCGCTGCGTACGGTATCGCCGTGTCGTTAACCATGCTGATGACTACGGGACTGTTGTTTGTGGCGATGCGGGAAGTGTGGCGCTGGAGCCTGGCCAGCAGCGCGGTGATTGCCCTCTGTTTCCTGGTGATTGATGCCACCTTCTTGTTTGCCAATCTGATTAAGGTCCTGGAAGGCGGTTATATTCCGCTGCTGATGGCCGCAGCGATTTGTACGGTGATGCTGATCTGGCACCGCGGCGTTAAGGCGGTATCCGCATCGGTGGGCGAGAAGGGCGTCAGCGTGGATGCGTTCTTTGCCCAGCTTCAGCAAAAGACGGTGCCCAGGGTGGCGGGCTCCGCCGTCTTTTTGACCCGTACGCAGAACAATATCCCGCCGGTCATGCGCTGGCATGTCGCGCGAAACCGGGCGCTACAGCAAGATGTGTTGTCGCTGACCATTGATATTCTGAATGTGCCCTATGTGGGGGAAGAGCAACGTATCAGGGTAGAGCAGCGCGCGCCGGGATACTGGCACGGCGTGGCGCAGTATGGCTTTATGGAACACCCGGACATCCCGCATTTGTTGCAGGGTGTCAGCGAGATTAACGCGCTTTTTGCCACGGATGACGCCACCTGGTATGTCGGGCATGAAACCATTGTGGCAGGCGAGGGTGAGGCAGGCATGGCGGCCTGGCAACGGCACATATTTGCTTTTATGAAGCGCAACTGCACGCACGTCATCAACCATTATCACCTTCCCAGCGATCGGGTTGTCGAAATCAGCCGACGCGTTGCCGTGTAG
- a CDS encoding Zn-dependent hydrolase, with product MICVNAERLWSTLEMMAQIGGTPAGGVTRLALSEEDRIARNLLRDWALDAGFTCDVDSMGNMFIRRAGKNPQLAPVMTGSHVDTQPLGGNYDGVYGVLAGLELLRTLNDHNVKTERDVVLVNWTNEEGARFAPAMLSSGVWTGQFSEAYAHARADNDGITVGEALESIGYRGEAPARAFPVHACYELHIEQGPILEDEAIDIGLVRAAMGQRWFTLTLDGFAAHAGTTPMHSRRDALTAFAELALKVEEIGYRHAPDGRATIGMAKVTPNSRNVVPSRVECSVEFRHPAQQALEAMEAALHQVAESLRLRGVAAAVERIFDYAPIAFDAECLARTEKAVAELGYSSKPMVSGAGHDACYVSKIAPASMIFIPCVKGISHNEAERILPEWSEKGANVLLHSVLSAALER from the coding sequence ATGATCTGCGTTAACGCCGAACGGCTGTGGTCAACGCTTGAGATGATGGCGCAGATCGGCGGCACGCCCGCCGGCGGTGTGACCCGTCTGGCACTGAGCGAGGAAGATCGTATTGCGCGTAACCTGCTGCGCGACTGGGCGCTGGACGCGGGTTTCACCTGCGACGTCGACAGCATGGGCAATATGTTTATCCGTCGCGCGGGGAAAAACCCGCAGCTTGCCCCGGTCATGACGGGTTCACATGTGGATACCCAGCCGCTGGGCGGTAACTACGACGGGGTTTACGGCGTGCTGGCCGGGCTGGAGCTGCTGCGAACACTTAACGATCATAACGTTAAGACCGAGCGTGACGTGGTGCTGGTGAACTGGACTAACGAAGAAGGCGCGCGCTTTGCGCCAGCCATGCTCTCTTCAGGGGTCTGGACGGGGCAATTTAGCGAAGCGTACGCCCATGCCCGCGCGGATAACGATGGCATTACCGTGGGCGAAGCGCTGGAGAGCATTGGCTACCGGGGTGAAGCCCCTGCCCGCGCGTTTCCCGTTCACGCCTGCTACGAACTGCACATCGAACAGGGCCCGATCCTGGAAGATGAAGCCATCGATATCGGGTTAGTCCGCGCGGCAATGGGCCAGCGCTGGTTTACCCTGACGCTGGACGGATTCGCCGCCCACGCGGGCACGACGCCGATGCACAGCCGCCGCGACGCGCTGACCGCCTTTGCCGAGCTGGCGCTGAAAGTAGAAGAGATTGGCTATCGGCATGCGCCGGACGGACGCGCGACGATCGGTATGGCGAAGGTTACGCCAAACTCGCGCAACGTCGTGCCGTCTCGCGTGGAATGCAGCGTCGAGTTTCGCCATCCGGCGCAGCAGGCACTGGAAGCCATGGAGGCGGCGCTGCACCAGGTCGCTGAAAGCCTGAGACTGCGCGGCGTCGCTGCTGCCGTTGAACGCATTTTTGACTATGCGCCTATCGCGTTTGATGCCGAATGCCTGGCTCGTACGGAGAAGGCCGTAGCGGAACTGGGCTATTCGTCGAAACCGATGGTTTCCGGTGCGGGACACGACGCCTGCTATGTCAGCAAAATTGCGCCCGCCAGCATGATCTTTATCCCCTGCGTGAAAGGCATCAGCCATAACGAAGCGGAAAGGATCCTGCCGGAGTGGTCGGAGAAAGGGGCGAATGTGTTATTGCATAGCGTCCTGTCTGCGGCCCTTGAGAGATAG
- a CDS encoding L-2-amino-thiazoline-4-carboxylic acid hydrolase translates to MSDNNELGILARRKIEAEIIKPIYEILVREIGKTRAQAVIGEAIEQAAIDAGRAFASKEPNGADVKSFIALQYLWEKDNALDVKVIDADDQQYNYNVTRCRYAEMYHEMGLGEIGHLLSCARDEKFIVGYAPDVKLTRTTTIMQGGSCCDFRYRSSKDKT, encoded by the coding sequence ATGAGTGATAATAACGAGCTGGGCATTCTCGCCCGCCGCAAAATTGAAGCAGAAATTATTAAGCCAATTTATGAAATTCTGGTGCGCGAGATTGGGAAAACCCGCGCCCAGGCTGTCATTGGCGAGGCCATTGAGCAGGCCGCGATTGACGCAGGCAGAGCGTTTGCCAGTAAAGAACCCAACGGCGCGGACGTCAAGAGTTTCATCGCCCTGCAGTATCTGTGGGAAAAAGATAACGCCCTGGACGTGAAGGTGATCGACGCCGACGACCAGCAGTACAACTACAACGTGACCCGCTGCCGCTACGCGGAGATGTATCACGAAATGGGGCTGGGAGAGATTGGTCATCTGCTCTCCTGCGCGCGCGATGAAAAATTCATCGTTGGCTATGCGCCGGACGTGAAGCTGACCCGCACGACCACCATCATGCAGGGCGGTTCGTGCTGTGATTTCCGCTACCGCAGCAGTAAGGACAAGACATGA
- a CDS encoding branched-chain amino acid ABC transporter substrate-binding protein, producing the protein MKTVKISALSAAILLGSFASTAAWAADGETVVIGLAGPLTGPSARIGKDLENGAQLAIDDINKQHPTIGGKAVTFKLQSEDDQSDPRTAVAVAQRLVDSDVAGVVGHWNTGTSIPAARIYHDAGIAQVAPVATGHAYTKQGFDTSFRVMGHDDDGGQLAGQYAVNTLKAKRIAVIDDRTAFGQGLADQFIKSLEAQGVKIVDRQYVDDKTVDFSAVLTAIRSKNADLIFFGGVDSQAAPLARRIKQLGMNATLMGAGGFVSQTFLQLAQKEGEGVVALEPGLPVEQMPGGKAFEQAYQSRYHTHIELHAPFAYDATRVLVAAMEKADSVEPSDYLPALRAISYSGVTGQIAFDKEGNLKSPSFTVYKVVDGKWQSQTVLGGAKAK; encoded by the coding sequence GACGGCCGCGTGGGCAGCCGACGGTGAAACCGTGGTTATCGGTCTGGCAGGCCCGCTCACCGGCCCGTCCGCCCGTATCGGTAAAGATCTGGAGAACGGCGCGCAGCTGGCCATTGACGACATTAACAAGCAGCACCCGACCATCGGCGGCAAAGCGGTGACCTTCAAACTGCAGTCCGAAGACGATCAGTCCGACCCGCGCACCGCCGTGGCCGTCGCGCAGCGTCTGGTGGACAGCGATGTGGCGGGCGTGGTCGGCCACTGGAACACCGGCACCAGCATTCCTGCGGCACGTATCTATCACGATGCGGGTATCGCACAGGTGGCACCGGTCGCGACCGGTCACGCCTATACCAAACAGGGTTTTGATACCAGCTTCCGCGTGATGGGACACGACGATGACGGCGGCCAGCTCGCCGGTCAGTATGCGGTCAATACCCTGAAAGCCAAACGCATTGCGGTGATCGACGACCGCACCGCATTTGGTCAGGGGCTTGCAGACCAGTTTATTAAATCACTGGAAGCCCAGGGCGTGAAAATTGTCGATCGTCAGTACGTGGATGACAAAACGGTCGATTTCAGCGCCGTGCTGACCGCTATTCGCAGTAAAAACGCCGATCTGATCTTCTTCGGCGGCGTCGACAGCCAGGCCGCACCGCTGGCGCGTCGTATCAAACAGCTGGGCATGAACGCCACCCTGATGGGCGCAGGCGGATTTGTCAGTCAGACGTTCCTGCAGCTGGCGCAGAAAGAAGGCGAAGGCGTTGTCGCCCTCGAACCAGGCCTGCCGGTTGAGCAGATGCCGGGCGGTAAAGCATTCGAACAGGCGTACCAGTCACGCTACCACACCCATATCGAACTGCACGCTCCGTTCGCCTATGACGCCACCCGCGTGCTGGTTGCGGCGATGGAAAAAGCAGACTCCGTTGAGCCGTCCGACTATCTGCCCGCCCTGCGCGCCATCAGCTACTCCGGCGTCACCGGACAGATCGCGTTTGATAAAGAAGGTAACCTGAAATCGCCGTCTTTCACCGTTTACAAAGTTGTCGATGGCAAATGGCAGTCGCAGACCGTGCTGGGCGGCGCAAAAGCGAAGTAA